Proteins encoded within one genomic window of Thioploca ingrica:
- a CDS encoding subtilisin-like serine protease, translated as MEQYEHLKLPLFAENVERQKKGGGGGYKLPEGRNKLEFAQQAIKDANDIKNNFTILKKKFSGNLNPTLIFEIKINQSVSPDNFEKDLTGMDIHVLSVAENKRGYWVIFADDIELTKFKSKLKIYGQPDGSNYDFFNAIESFQDIPSEKKIGKALQDSPLGETADFIDIELWRMTDPQKNEQFIAELKRTYSDGSQFRITDTLITRTFVLLRVKLTKRIFDEIIELKEITRADRPSITQFNPSEYDNPNISDIEINAPDENAVGILIIDSGIISNHPMLEKCVGSAENFQTGQKETHDTVGHGTAVAGCAAYGNIELCLKNKEFNPSNWIFSAKIMYAEKNNLNGMVSAIYDPEKLIEHQFKDAVESFLSNPDYHIRVVNISLGNSNEVWHKNYHRQLPLAALIDELAFIFSDVVFIVSAGNRSPSDVFETIAEIKDNYPAYLTENPDFKIINPATSALALTVSSIAGVAKIEKERYDGTKQIKTVIAEENQPSPFTRTGFGINGMIKPELVEYGGNLILFRNHGRISEDRGGKIALLNNKTTDNIIQFDYGTSFSAPKVAHLAGRIANQFPQRSGLFIKNMLLVEADYPFTPSKEFYSTKDKKAAETKHLSICGFGLSNFDRTVNSYSNRAVLWDEGKIGLNQIKVYSLQLPDIFFTERGKKTIIITLTFSPDTRPTRGDSYLGNRMEFHLFHSINPQILIEKYGVISENTEQYGGVPEDLKKFEIDLFPGANTRKAGCHQKAWKNYKKEPKNRPTSPVSLVLLNFNKWMPDSNKMQDYCISVTFEHEKAIELYNQIKVKNQARVKV; from the coding sequence ATGGAGCAATACGAGCATCTTAAACTTCCCCTTTTTGCAGAAAATGTAGAGAGACAGAAAAAAGGTGGTGGAGGTGGTTATAAATTACCAGAAGGTAGAAATAAACTTGAATTTGCTCAACAAGCGATAAAAGATGCTAATGATATAAAAAATAATTTTACCATCCTAAAAAAGAAATTTTCTGGCAACCTAAACCCTACTTTAATATTTGAAATTAAAATAAATCAATCCGTTTCGCCTGATAACTTTGAAAAAGACTTAACGGGAATGGATATTCATGTTTTATCGGTAGCAGAGAATAAACGAGGATATTGGGTCATTTTTGCTGACGATATTGAATTAACTAAATTTAAAAGTAAACTAAAAATTTATGGACAACCAGATGGTTCTAACTATGATTTTTTTAATGCCATCGAATCTTTTCAAGATATTCCCTCAGAGAAAAAGATTGGCAAAGCATTACAGGATAGTCCACTCGGTGAAACAGCAGATTTCATCGATATAGAATTGTGGCGAATGACCGACCCACAAAAAAATGAACAATTTATTGCCGAATTAAAACGGACTTATTCAGATGGGTCACAATTCAGAATCACCGATACCCTAATAACCCGGACATTCGTACTTTTAAGAGTCAAACTAACCAAACGAATATTTGATGAAATTATAGAACTTAAAGAAATTACAAGAGCCGATAGACCCTCTATAACACAGTTCAATCCTTCTGAGTATGACAATCCTAATATTTCTGATATTGAAATCAATGCGCCTGATGAAAATGCAGTTGGTATATTAATTATTGATTCTGGCATTATTTCAAATCACCCTATGTTGGAGAAATGTGTAGGCAGTGCAGAAAACTTTCAAACCGGTCAGAAAGAGACGCATGATACTGTGGGGCATGGCACTGCTGTTGCGGGTTGTGCGGCTTATGGCAACATTGAACTCTGCCTGAAAAATAAAGAATTTAACCCGTCAAATTGGATATTTTCTGCCAAAATCATGTATGCCGAGAAAAATAACTTGAACGGGATGGTTTCCGCAATTTATGACCCTGAAAAATTAATCGAACATCAATTTAAAGATGCGGTAGAAAGTTTTTTATCAAATCCTGATTATCACATTCGCGTGGTTAATATTTCGCTAGGCAACAGTAATGAGGTATGGCATAAAAACTATCATCGGCAATTACCACTAGCTGCGCTTATTGATGAATTAGCCTTTATTTTTTCAGATGTAGTCTTTATCGTTTCGGCAGGCAATCGATCACCCTCAGATGTTTTTGAAACCATTGCTGAGATAAAAGACAATTATCCCGCATATCTTACAGAAAATCCTGATTTTAAAATTATCAACCCAGCAACTTCAGCCTTAGCCTTGACTGTTAGCTCTATTGCAGGGGTAGCTAAAATTGAAAAGGAACGATATGATGGCACAAAGCAGATAAAAACCGTCATTGCAGAAGAAAATCAGCCATCACCTTTTACGCGAACCGGTTTTGGTATCAATGGTATGATAAAACCTGAGTTAGTAGAATATGGCGGAAATCTTATTCTTTTTCGCAATCATGGCAGAATATCGGAAGACCGGGGCGGAAAGATTGCCTTGTTAAACAATAAAACTACAGACAATATTATCCAATTTGATTATGGAACCAGTTTTTCCGCGCCTAAAGTTGCACATTTGGCCGGTAGAATTGCTAACCAGTTCCCGCAACGATCTGGTTTGTTTATTAAAAATATGTTACTTGTGGAAGCAGATTATCCATTTACACCGAGCAAAGAATTTTATTCGACTAAAGATAAAAAAGCAGCCGAAACCAAGCATCTTTCTATCTGCGGTTTCGGTTTAAGTAATTTTGACCGGACAGTAAATTCATATAGCAATAGAGCGGTGCTTTGGGATGAAGGCAAAATTGGCTTAAATCAAATAAAAGTTTATTCTTTACAACTCCCTGATATATTTTTCACCGAGCGTGGCAAAAAAACAATCATTATCACTCTAACTTTTAGTCCTGACACCCGCCCTACTCGTGGTGATAGTTATTTAGGTAACAGAATGGAATTTCATCTTTTTCATTCAATAAATCCGCAGATTTTAATTGAAAAATACGGTGTTATCTCTGAAAATACTGAACAATATGGCGGTGTGCCTGAAGATTTGAAGAAATTTGAAATAGATTTATTCCCAGGTGCAAATACTAGAAAAGCCGGGTGTCATCAAAAAGCATGGAAAAATTATAAAAAAGAACCCAAAAATAGACCAACCTCTCCCGTATCCCTAGTTTTGTTAAACTTCAATAAGTGGATGCCTGATTCAAATAAAATGCAGGATTATTGTATATCAGTGACTTTTGAGCATGAAAAAGCAATTGAGTTATACAACCAAATAAAGGTAAAGAATCAAGCTAGAGTAAAAGTGTAA
- a CDS encoding ATPase AAA, producing MTTAELIKQLFLSFNDKDSETFIKTARDYIEHEKRKKHNLVAKELEKALFSTNSVQNGGKRFKNFLPIPRDTEKGFPLLEIQQFDKSIDSLIVVNEIKVQLEQVVMEFKDSDILATYNLQNKKKILLCGKPGTGKTFSAQIISSILSIPLVYVRFDAIISSYLGETATNLRKVFDYIGSNTWVVLFDEFDVIGKNRDDSHEHGEIKRVVNNFLQMLDNFKGDSIILAATNHQNMLDPAIWRRFDEVIYYELPNENTRQQLLDFYLKPIKMNTDIDTTKAASMTAGFSPADIKMVTEEVMKTAIINSKSHLGQNELICAIEKFIRREKVRNNLMGDK from the coding sequence ATGACAACTGCAGAGTTAATAAAACAATTGTTTTTGTCCTTTAATGACAAAGATAGCGAGACTTTTATCAAAACTGCAAGAGATTATATCGAACACGAAAAACGAAAAAAACATAATTTAGTTGCAAAAGAGTTGGAAAAAGCTCTTTTTTCGACAAATAGTGTACAAAATGGTGGTAAGCGATTTAAGAATTTCTTACCTATCCCAAGGGATACTGAGAAAGGTTTTCCACTATTAGAAATACAGCAGTTTGATAAAAGTATTGATAGCCTTATTGTGGTAAATGAGATAAAAGTTCAACTAGAACAGGTTGTTATGGAATTTAAAGATTCTGATATTTTGGCAACTTATAATCTGCAAAATAAGAAAAAAATTCTTCTGTGTGGTAAGCCAGGAACGGGAAAAACCTTTTCTGCACAAATTATCAGTTCCATTTTAAGTATTCCTTTGGTATATGTTCGCTTTGATGCCATTATTTCTTCCTATTTAGGTGAAACAGCAACTAATCTGCGAAAAGTATTTGATTATATTGGAAGTAACACCTGGGTAGTTCTATTTGATGAATTTGATGTGATTGGGAAAAACCGAGACGATAGTCATGAACACGGCGAGATAAAACGAGTTGTTAATAATTTTTTACAAATGCTAGATAACTTTAAGGGTGACAGCATTATATTAGCGGCAACAAATCATCAGAATATGCTAGACCCCGCAATATGGCGACGTTTTGATGAGGTGATTTATTATGAACTACCCAATGAAAATACCCGCCAGCAATTGTTAGATTTTTACTTAAAACCGATTAAAATGAATACCGACATTGATACCACTAAAGCCGCCAGTATGACCGCTGGCTTTTCGCCGGCTGATATTAAAATGGTGACAGAAGAAGTTATGAAAACGGCAATTATTAATTCAAAAAGTCATCTAGGACAAAACGAACTTATTTGTGCTATTGAGAAATTTATTCGTAGGGAAAAGGTAAGAAATAATCTTATGGGGGATAAATAA
- a CDS encoding D-Ala-D-Ala carboxypeptidase: protein MLNFCQYRICSILLINLLIFLSKASYAQVSGSLLIPTVDNALNSRCLDASQTAASVVSLPSGRQIYSHNSLQPLLAASVTKIITTAAALHYLSPEYRFKTLFMHTGQRQGDVIQGDLIIRGGGDPKLSTEQFWRIATQIKASGINEITGDLIVDAHFFDAYDRAPSWEVDRTQQAYDAKLGALSLNFNTISVHLQPSDQVGEMIRTWLEPATPYIQLQNTAKTIHRGKTTVSAYRSPEESLGQVYLSVRGQLPIGSQEKVIRLNIDNPIRYAAETFKAILQQTGVKIDGMTKISYNPVAGQELYYHLSDPLSLILKELNTFSNNFMAEQILKTIAAEKVGTPGSHENGLKLVEEFLQLSHVNTQGVLLQDGSGLSRKNRMTTQAITDVLSSMYSRFDIGPDFITALRVMGANGVLSQRLAKSPARGQIRAKTGTLNRVSTLAGYVATPHGKVFAYAIFLNNNGCGPWRADRIEDRIVNAIHELGDNTIEYTASIAQ, encoded by the coding sequence ATGTTAAACTTTTGTCAGTATCGAATTTGCTCTATATTGCTTATTAACTTATTAATTTTTTTAAGTAAAGCGAGCTACGCTCAAGTATCGGGGTCATTGTTGATACCAACGGTTGATAATGCTTTGAATTCTCGTTGTTTAGATGCGAGTCAAACGGCTGCAAGTGTGGTTTCCCTACCCAGTGGTAGACAAATTTACAGTCACAATTCTCTCCAACCCTTGTTAGCCGCTTCAGTTACGAAGATCATTACTACGGCGGCTGCACTCCATTATTTAAGCCCAGAATATCGCTTTAAAACCCTATTTATGCATACCGGGCAACGACAAGGTGATGTTATTCAAGGTGATTTAATTATTCGAGGGGGTGGTGATCCCAAATTATCTACTGAGCAATTTTGGCGCATTGCAACCCAAATTAAAGCCAGTGGTATTAACGAAATTACCGGTGATTTAATAGTCGATGCTCATTTTTTCGATGCCTATGATCGTGCTCCCTCCTGGGAAGTTGATCGAACTCAACAAGCTTATGATGCAAAACTGGGTGCTTTATCTTTAAATTTTAATACGATTTCTGTACATCTTCAGCCAAGTGATCAGGTCGGGGAGATGATTAGGACTTGGTTAGAACCAGCAACTCCTTATATTCAATTGCAAAATACCGCAAAAACTATCCACCGAGGTAAAACGACCGTTTCTGCTTACCGTAGTCCAGAAGAATCGCTTGGGCAAGTTTACCTGTCTGTCCGTGGACAATTACCGATCGGTAGTCAAGAAAAAGTCATTCGTCTTAATATTGATAATCCTATCCGCTATGCCGCCGAAACTTTTAAAGCTATCTTACAGCAAACTGGCGTTAAAATAGATGGGATGACTAAAATTTCCTATAATCCGGTTGCCGGGCAAGAACTTTATTATCACTTATCTGACCCGTTATCACTGATTTTAAAAGAATTAAACACTTTTTCTAATAATTTTATGGCAGAACAAATACTTAAGACAATCGCCGCAGAAAAAGTGGGTACCCCGGGTTCTCACGAAAATGGATTGAAATTAGTAGAAGAGTTTCTGCAACTGAGTCACGTCAATACCCAAGGGGTTCTCCTCCAAGACGGTTCTGGTTTATCGAGAAAAAATCGCATGACCACCCAAGCTATAACTGATGTGTTAAGTAGCATGTATTCTCGATTTGATATTGGTCCAGATTTTATCACGGCATTGCGGGTTATGGGTGCAAATGGTGTTCTTTCTCAGCGGTTAGCTAAATCTCCAGCACGTGGGCAAATTCGAGCCAAAACGGGCACTTTAAATCGGGTTAGTACTTTAGCCGGCTATGTTGCCACACCGCACGGTAAAGTATTTGCCTATGCAATATTTTTGAATAATAATGGTTGTGGTCCTTGGCGAGCCGACCGGATAGAAGATCGGATAGTAAACGCAATCCATGAGTTAGGTGATAACACGATTGAATATACGGCGAGTATTGCGCAGTAA